A single Desulfovibrionales bacterium DNA region contains:
- a CDS encoding ABC transporter permease: MLLTLIGCYKGYHTRGGAEGVGRATTESVVVSSVSILVGDYILTSLLF; this comes from the coding sequence CTGCTTCTTACGTTAATCGGTTGTTACAAGGGTTACCATACCAGAGGCGGCGCGGAAGGGGTGGGGCGGGCTACTACTGAGTCCGTAGTCGTGTCCTCTGTCAGCATACTGGTTGGAGACTACATACTGACCTCACTGCTTTTCTAA